In a genomic window of Carassius gibelio isolate Cgi1373 ecotype wild population from Czech Republic chromosome A3, carGib1.2-hapl.c, whole genome shotgun sequence:
- the LOC127951249 gene encoding periplakin, which yields MFKRKTGKNGVAVGDKRLSDTDLATLIDKLQKNADKVEKNIAETELNFNKDIKKINEGKQPLYKEDSNKKILNSLELLNNLDGDADQASRLQHPQAEMIEKDMKQLRARVMKLRDEHYRIYNSTRTEQVPTVNWGKIVDEKLANVNNKGYGQDLLTVEDEVEEHNIFHSEVEALAPYITADRDGPDGQQAKYNKLLASSSARQKNLLSLRDYMQRCTSELYWMEQQADERTTYDWSDNNLDYPARKRQYENFISKCLESKEKTITKLNEDGEELIEQNHPGKNVIEAHMEAVHADWKEYLNLLICEENHLKNMDDYHKFHKDARDTSELLKRLETEINQKYNPEFKDMYQMEGLIADLDDQAKAMDHFDERLKSLQKRSVQVLPLKYRRETPQKLLPTEALCDYETTEGSILRGERYTLLKNNGSKWDVKDANGHTMNVPAVCFTIPPTDPEAVAVADNLINQHKGIKQKVASSRSALQTRLAELKKESTGGQDKQEQQCRQLMAGLDKVVSDLDKQEKAIYSRVRPPLEQTRPVQDSADRLQDIKDIAAAVRKIEPEKSAKVKEGETFLKSSPKCASAPQLYSKVDEANKKYNKVDLLLKCADDKLQNSYQLENSLQNGKALLSTYENKLAREEVAPSDPASLEKTQRELADIASELRSKRSTVTDTEQNLRDAKASCSNMANKVQEHCPDIERQEADVQKLSKRFDNLNRQAEARLQCLQRAKTAYASYHNDYDNLNSWLSRIPNYEPRETDEIRQIEEKLKSQRNLLSDITRKESDLNNVSRNAQLYQQAVKDYENEAERFKSILDLEDGLVPQTYKRSRLESPALKVKREESAIEAKFTEVNAVNRQRLQNLEFAQSLLNQQPEVTVIQQNVQTVRSSAPGEEPWRIKKQLQEEIQRRDQLEREIQSVQSDIYLLEGQKPQDTIVKKELIKQVHDPQLDEEYHRVQQKLLEESRTTRVLESELDTLSVKLRGIETEMKEGAQQYTVKEVLRIERDRGQEEELRRLREELEEVKRMKMIRENEIIQIQKHVTILAEQKNTEQEIIREEEVIKVQNDPQLESDYRLLLDRKQTEINSRKELEDELRFLQEKLRRLDKEKAMAEEKISIKEVLKVEKDIALEREVENLRRQYEDEKSKRSSLLREKTDIHRKITSLEEEKSRVIIQEKVREIVRPDPKAEAEVANLRLDLVEQQRRYRDSELQMKSLQDELTMLRNRGPQIEYKETIKEVIKYKIDPETERELEKLRNEIVDKTHQTEKFEMEILQLKDEIQRWKDTKPQIQTKEIVNEVMQYREDPKTKEEIESLKRKLAEEQRKRLDLENERASNEERIRFKKIDLSQVRETIVQQQVVKMEQDPVLRSECDTFTQNINNEQRQREILKEELIRLQQQKTEFDIQLEELERERKSRREAELEIQRLRVRLNELEIRDKENREKVTVKQKVVLQQDPQQEKEHSILRLQVEEERHKRMLLEKEFNVLLQKQEILDRTEVREKVVRTEKIQVERDPEAEMDIIRLKKSLEEEEKRRRELDQEIISLSSKLSEVEFTNTKSSKEIDYIRDESNRLQQENQRLQNEIRKLQSEIQITSKETRHITESSAVENSRNLEIRLESLQRELSELRRIRMEKDQEIEKLQKSLSMMSVKREQRESHLRRSIVVIDPDTGKEMKPEEAYKLGLIDWKMFVNLQSQECDWEEITVKGPNGESSVLHDRKSGKKFSIEESLRAGNITNRQLQQYQNKEISIQEFGLMLSGRVK from the exons ACTTTCTGATACTGATTTGGCGACCCTGATTGACAAGTTGCAGAAGAATGCAGACAAGGTGGAGAAGAACATCGCTGAGACGGAACTGAATTTCAACAAG GATATCAAGAAGATCAATGAAGGCAAGCAGCCCCTGTACAAAGAGGACTCCAACAAGAAGATCCTGAACTCACTGGAGCTGCTGAATAATCTGGATGGAGATGCAGACCAAGCCTCTCGTTTGCAGCATCCTCAAGCTGAGATGATTGAGAAGGA TATGAAACAGCTGCGAGCGCGTGTGATGAAGCTCCGCGATGAGCATTATCGCATTTACAACAGCACGCGAACGGAGCAGGTTCCCACAGTCAACTGGGGAAAGATAGTCGATGAGAAACTG GCAAATGTGAACAATAAAGGATACGGACAAGATCTGCTGACCGTCGAGGATGAAGTGGAGGAGCACAATATTTTCCACAGCGAAGTCGAGGCACTGGCTCCGTACATCACTGCAGACCGG GACGGTCCGGATGGCCAGCAGGCGAAGTACAACAAACTACTG GCGAGCTCCTCTGCACGTCAGAAGAACCTGCTCAGTCTGAGGGACTACATGCAGCGCTGCACCAGCGAGCTCTACTGGATGGAGCAGCAAGCTGATGAGCGAACCACATATGACTGGAGCGACAACAACCTGGACTACCCTGCCCGCAAGAGGCAGTACGAG AACTTCATTAGCAAGTGTCTGGAGTCTAAGGAGAAAACCATCACCAAGCTGAATGAAGACGGAGAGGAACTTATTGAGCAGAACCATCCGGGAAAAAATGTCATTGAG GCACACATGGAGGCCGTACATGCAGACTGGAAGGAATACCTCAACCTGCTGATCTGTGAAGAGAACCACCTCAAGAACATGGATGATTATCACAAA TTCCACAAGGATGCAAGGGACACCAGCGAATTGTTGAAGCGTCTGGAAACCGAGATCAACCAGAAGTATAATCCTGAGTTTAAAGACATGTACCAGATGGAGGGCCTGATTGCTGACCTAGAT GATCAGGCAAAGGCCATGGACCATTTCGACGAGCGACTGAAATCTCTTCAGAAGCGCAGCGTGCAGGTGCTCCCTCTGAAGTACCGCAGGGAGACTCCTCAGAAACTGCTCCCTACCGAGGCTCTGTGTGATTATGAGACTACTGAG GGTTCAATTTTGCGAGGGGAGCGGTACACCCTACTCAAGAACAATGGCTCCAAATGGGACGTGAAGGACGCAAATGGTCACACCATGAATGTTCCAGCAGTGTGCTTCACAATCCCACCGACCGACCCTGAGGCCGTGGCCGTCGCTGATAA TCTAATAAACCAGCACAAAGGTATCAAACAGAAAGTAGCCAGCAGCAGATCCGCACTACAGACACGACTGGCAGAGCTGAAGAAGGAGAGTACAGGAGGCCAAG ATAAACAAGAGCAGCAATGCCGTCAACTGATGGCAGGACTGGATAAAGTGGTCAGTGATCTGGATAAGCAAGAGAAGGCCATTTACTCTCGTGTGCGTCCCCCACTGGAGCAGACACGTCCTGTGCAAGATAGCGCTGACAGGCTACAGGACATAAAG GACATTGCTGCTGCTGTTCGTAAGATAGAGCCAGAAAAGTCTGCAAAAGTAAAGGAGGGTGAGACTTTCCTCAAATCCTCTCCAAAATGTGCGAGTGCACCACAGCTCTACTCCAAGGTGGACGAGGctaacaaaaaatacaataaagttgATTTGCTATTGAAGTGTGCTGATGACAA ACTGCAGAACTCCTATCAGCTGGAGAATTCTCTGCAGAATGGCAAAGCTCTGCTGTCCACCTATGAAAACAAGCTGGCAAGAGAGGAGGTCGCCCCATCCGACCCCGCCTCACTGGAGAAGACCCAGCGTGAGTTGGCG GACATTGCATCTGAGCTGAGGAGCAAAAGATCTACTGTCACAGATACTGAGCAGAACCTGAGAGATGCCAAGGCCAGCTGCAGCAATATGGCCAACAAAGTGCAAGAACATTGTCCTGATATTGAGAGGCAAGAGGCTGATGTTCAGAAACTCTCCAAGCGCTTTGACAACCTGAACAGACAGGCTGAAGCAAG ATTACAATGTCTGCAAAGAGCCAAAACGGCCTACGCCAGTTACCACAATGACTATGACAACCTCAACAGCTGGCTTTCTCGAATACCAAACTATGAGCCACGTGAAACTGATGAGATCAGACAGATTGAAGAGAAACTGAAAAGTCAAAGA AATCTGCTCTCTGACATCACAAGAAAAGAATCAGACCTGAACAATGTGTCTAGAAATGCACAGCTTTATCAGCAAGCAGTCAAG GACTATGAAAATGAAGCGGAGCGGTTTAAATCAATCCTTGACCTTGAAGATGGCTTGGTTCCTCAGACATACAAAAGGAGCAGACTTGAATCTCCTGCCTTGAAAGTGAAGAGAGAG GAATCTGCAATTGAGGCCAAGTTCACTGAAGTGAATGCTGTGAACAGGCAGAGATTGCAGAACCTGGAGTTTGCTCAAAGCCTTCTGAACCAG CAACCAGAAGTTACAGTGATCCAGCAAAATGTCCAGACGGTGAGATCCTCAGCCCCAGGAGAAGAGCCCTGGAGAATCAAAAAACAGCTTCAGGAAGAAATTCAGCGGCGAGACCAACTGGAAAGAGAAATTCAGAGTGTCCAGAGTGACATCTATTTACTGGAGGGCCAGAAACCACAGGACACAATTGTCAAGAAAGAGCTTATCAAACAGGTGCATGACCCTCAACTTGATGAAGAATATCATCGGGTTCAGCAGAAGCTCTTAGAAGAAAGCAGGACCACTCGTGTCTTAGAGAGCGAGTTGGACACCCTCAGTGTAAAGCTGCGTGGGATTGAGACCGAAATGAAAGAAGGAGCTCAGCAGTATACAGTCAAAGAGGTCCTCCGCATTGAGAGAGACAGGGGACAGGAGGAAGAGCTCAGGAGACTGAGAGAAGAGCTAGAGGAAGTCAAGAGGATGAAGATGATCAGAGAGAATGAAATCATTCAGATTCAAAAGCATGTTACTATTCTTGCAGAGCAGAAAAACACGGAGCAGGAAATCATCAGGGAGGAGGAAGTCATTAAGGTTCAGAATGACCCTCAGCTTGAGAGCGACTACAGACTATTGCTTGACAGGAagcaaacagaaataaacagccGAAAGGAACTCGAGGACGAGCTTCGATTCCTGCAGGAGAAACTGAGGCGTCTTGACAAGGAAAAGGCAATGGCTGAGGAAAAGATCTCCATCAAAGAAGTACTGAAAGTTGAGAAAGATATTGCTTTGGAGAGAGAGGTGGAGAACCTGAGGAGACAATATGAAGATGAAAAAAGCAAGCGTAGCTCTTTGCTGAGAGAGAAAACCGACATTCATCGCAAGATTACCAGCCTGGAGGAAGAGAAGTCGAGGGTCATCATTCAGGAGAAGGTGCGTGAGATTGTTCGACCTGATCCAAAGGCGGAAGCGGAGGTGGCAAATCTTCGACTTGACCTGGTGGAGCAGCAGAGAAGATACAGAGATTCAGAGCTCCAGATGAAGAGCCTCCAGGATGAACTGACAATGCTAAGAAACAGAGGCCCACAAATTGAATACAAGGAGACCATCAAAGAGGTCATCAAGTACAAGATTGACCCAGAAACCGAAAGAGAACTGGAGAAACTCAGGAATGAAATTGTGGACAAAACCCACCAAACAGAGAAGTTTGAGATGGAGATCCTCCAACTCAAAGATGAGATCCAAAGATGGAAAGACACCAAACCTCAGATTCAGACCAAAGAGATAGTAAATGAGGTCATGCAATACAGAGAAGATCCTAAAACCAAGGAGGAGATTGAGAGTCTCAAACGCAAACTGGCTGAGGAACAAAGAAAACGTTTGGACCTGGAAAACGAAAGGGCCTCCAATGAAGAAAGGATCAGGTTCAAGAAGATCGACTTGTCACAGGTGAGGGAAACGATTGTCCAGCAACAAGTAGTGAAGATGGAGCAGGATCCAGTCTTGAGGTCTGAATGTGACACTTTCACTCAAAACATCAACAAtgagcagagacagagagagatcttGAAAGAGGAGCTGATCAGGTTGCAGCAACAAAAGACAGAATTTGACATTCAGCTTGAGGAGCTGGAACGTGAACGAAAATCCCGTAGAGAAGCTGAGCTTGAAATCCAGAGGCTGAGAGTGCGGCTCAATGAATTAGAGATCAGGGACAAGGAAAACAGAGAAAAGGTTACAGTAAAGCAGAAGGTTGTTCTCCAGCAAGACCCTcaacaagaaaaagagcactcCATCCTGCGTCTTCAGGTTGAAGAGGAGAGGCACAAGCGTATGCTCTTGGAAAAGGAGTTTAATGTCTTGTTGCAAAAGCAGGAAATACTCGATCGAACGGAAGTGCGTGAAAAAGTTGTGCGGACCGAAAAGATTCAAGTCGAACGAGACCCAGAGGCCGAGATGGACATTATAAGGCTAAAGAAAAGCCTTGAAGAAGAGGAAAAGCGACGTCGTGAGCTGGACCAAGAGATTATCAGCCTAAGCTCTAAGCTGTCTGAGGTGGAGTTCACCAATACAAAATCATCCAAAGAAATCGACTACATTCGTGATGAAAGCAACAGGTTACAGCAGGAGAACCAGCGCCTACAGAACGAAATAAGGAAGCTTCAATCCGAAATCCAGATCACATCAAAAGAAACAAGACACATCACTGAGTCTTCTGCAGTGGAAAACAGCAGGAACCTGGAAATTCGATTGGAATCCTTGCAAAGAGAACTGTCTGAACTCAGGCGCATCCGAATGGAGAAAGACCAAGAAATCGAAAAGCTTCAGAAGAGTCTGTCTATGATGAGTGTGAAGAGGGAGCAGCGAGAAAGTCATCTCCGCCGCTCCATTGTCGTCATCGATCCAGACACCGGAAAGGAGATGAAGCCTGAGGAGGCTTACAAGCTCGGCCTAATCGACTGGAAAATGTTCGTCAACCTTCAAAGTCAAGAATGTGACTGGGAGGAGATCACAGTCAAGGGTCCGAATGGCGAGTCCTCCGTTCTTCATGACAGAAAATCGGGCAAGAAGTTTTCTATTGAAGAGTCTCTTAGAGCTGGAAACATCACAAACCGTCAGCTGCAACAATATCAGAACAAAGAGATCAGCATCCAGGAGTTCGGTCTCATGCTGTCAGGCAGAGTCAAATAA